One stretch of Variovorax sp. 54 DNA includes these proteins:
- a CDS encoding acetyl-CoA carboxylase — MPATHEVLSPLPGTFYRRSAPDAPPFKAEGDTVAVGDVLGLVEVMKQFSEVTADAAGRLASFAVENGEPVDPGQLLAVIETA; from the coding sequence ATGCCCGCTACCCATGAAGTCCTGAGCCCGCTGCCGGGCACCTTCTACCGCCGCTCGGCGCCCGACGCGCCGCCGTTCAAGGCCGAAGGCGACACCGTGGCCGTGGGCGACGTGCTCGGCCTGGTCGAGGTGATGAAGCAGTTCAGCGAAGTCACGGCCGACGCGGCCGGGCGCCTGGCCAGCTTCGCCGTCGAGAACGGCGAGCCGGTCGATCCGGGCCAGCTGCTGGCCGTCATCGAAACGGCGTGA
- a CDS encoding acetyl-CoA carboxylase biotin carboxylase subunit has translation MTAAFDTLLIANRGEIAVRIIRAAKELGLKTVAVYSDADAQSLALQMADKAVRIGPAHATKSYLSIDAILQAAADSGAGAVHPGYGFLSENAEFAERIEAAGLVFVGPTPHAIRTMGDKAAARAAAMRAGVPTVPGSAGVVTDPDTAVEVAKDIGYPIMIKASAGGGGRGIRVAHDEAELRQQFATATAEAQAAFGNGEVYLERFIRQARHIEVQILGDGQRVVHCFERECSLQRRRQKVWEEAPSAAISEATRAALCESALRLASAVAYRGAGTLEYLYDDDTREFFFIEMNTRIQVEHPITEMITGVDLVKEMLRIALGQPLRLQQEDIRLTGAAIEVRINAENAAKNFMPSPGLVSQLVVPGGPGVRFDTFLFPGYTVPAYYDSLLGKLIVHDTDRASALARMRRALGELQVEGIHTTIPLHRALCEDADVAKAAFHTGFLETWLAANPLPDAPALKVAA, from the coding sequence ATGACCGCCGCATTCGACACACTGCTGATTGCCAACCGGGGCGAGATCGCGGTGCGCATCATCCGCGCCGCGAAAGAGCTGGGGCTGAAGACCGTCGCCGTCTACAGCGACGCCGACGCGCAGAGCCTCGCCCTGCAGATGGCCGACAAGGCCGTGCGCATCGGCCCGGCGCACGCCACCAAGAGTTACCTGAGCATCGACGCCATCCTGCAGGCCGCCGCCGACAGCGGCGCCGGCGCGGTGCACCCGGGCTACGGATTCCTTTCGGAGAACGCCGAGTTCGCCGAGCGCATCGAGGCTGCGGGCCTGGTGTTCGTGGGCCCGACGCCGCATGCGATCCGCACCATGGGCGACAAGGCCGCGGCGCGCGCCGCCGCCATGCGCGCCGGCGTGCCCACCGTGCCCGGCAGCGCGGGCGTGGTGACCGACCCGGACACGGCCGTCGAAGTCGCGAAGGACATCGGCTACCCGATCATGATCAAGGCCTCGGCCGGTGGCGGCGGGCGCGGCATCCGCGTGGCGCACGACGAGGCCGAGCTGCGCCAGCAGTTCGCCACCGCCACCGCCGAAGCGCAGGCGGCCTTCGGCAACGGCGAGGTGTACCTCGAACGTTTCATCCGCCAGGCGCGCCACATCGAGGTGCAAATTTTGGGCGACGGCCAGCGCGTGGTGCACTGCTTCGAGCGCGAATGCTCGCTGCAGCGGCGCCGCCAGAAGGTCTGGGAAGAAGCACCCTCGGCCGCCATCAGCGAGGCCACGCGCGCCGCGCTGTGCGAATCGGCACTGCGGCTCGCGAGCGCCGTGGCCTACCGCGGCGCGGGCACGCTCGAGTATTTGTACGACGACGACACGCGCGAGTTCTTCTTCATCGAGATGAACACGCGCATCCAGGTCGAGCACCCGATCACCGAGATGATCACCGGCGTCGACCTCGTGAAGGAGATGCTGCGCATCGCGCTCGGCCAGCCGCTGCGCCTGCAGCAGGAAGACATCCGCCTGACCGGTGCGGCCATCGAGGTGCGCATCAACGCCGAGAACGCGGCAAAGAACTTCATGCCGAGCCCCGGCCTCGTGTCACAGCTCGTGGTGCCGGGCGGCCCCGGCGTGCGCTTCGACACTTTCCTGTTCCCCGGCTACACCGTGCCCGCGTACTACGACTCGCTGCTCGGCAAGCTCATCGTGCACGACACCGACCGCGCCAGTGCCCTGGCCCGCATGCGCCGTGCACTCGGCGAGCTGCAGGTGGAAGGCATCCACACGACGATCCCGCTGCACCGCGCGCTGTGCGAGGACGCCGACGTGGCGAAGGCCGCGTTCCACACGGGCTTTCTCGAAACCTGGCTCGCGGCCAATCCATTGCCCGACGCCCCTGCCTTGAAGGTGGCCGCATGA